Sequence from the Panicum virgatum strain AP13 chromosome 5N, P.virgatum_v5, whole genome shotgun sequence genome:
AGACACAACTGTCTGTGGCACACCATGAAGCTTGACCACATTGTCAAAGAAAAGTTGGGCGACACCTTTAGCGGTGAATGGGTGCTTGAGAGGAAGGAAGTGTGCATACTTGGTCAGTCTGTCAACAATCACCAAAATGACTGAAAATGAATCAGACTTAGGAAGCCCCTcgataaaatccatagaaaCATCGACCCACGAGCTTTGAGGCACAGGTAGTGGCTGTAAAAGACCTTGATATTTGCAATGCTCATGCTTGGCCTGTTGACACACTTGGCATTGTTTGATGAAAGACTCCACATCAGTTTTTATGCCAGGCCAATAAAACAATTTTTTAACACGCTGATAAGTAGCTTGGACTCTAGAATGACCCCCTACTGCAGAAGAATGAAAAGCAGCAATGACCTTGGTTCTTAAAGCAGTATTAGCACCCACCAAAATCTGAGTATTTCTGTATATTAGACCATGCTTAAAGGAATATCCAGAGGCATTGCGACCGACCACTGCCAATTCTTGCCATCGACCGTGACACATAACCCGCACCTCCTCCTCAAGCCCAAGACGCTgaccctctccctctcttcctccctcacctccatggcctcctcctccccgcccggCCCCGCCACCGACGCCTGGGAGGTACTCACCCCTACAGTCCTACTAGTTGCGCACGTGGACGGCGGGCTCGACGACTGCACCATCTTCCCGCCGCAGCTCCACGAAGGGTTGGTCCTGGACGGGGATCCTTtggaggtcgccgccgctgcggcggggaaggagatggaggaggaggatggaagggaagaggaagatgaggaggatggagagtggcggtggcggtgggagaGGTGCCGCTTGGCGGCGAGGCGCGCTTGGGCGTCAGGGATCGGGGCCGTGCAGGAGGGTGTGCTCGTGCACGGCGCGTGCGGGTGCCCGGCGGTGAGGCCCGCCGTTTtgtcggccgcggcggcggccgtcgtggtTGGGGCGCTGCTgtacgcgcggcggcgggatagGAGGGAGCGGGACCTGCTTGTGCTGCTCTCGAAGGAGAAGGATAAGGTTTGATTCTCTTTTATCGTGATAACCAGAAACTTTGTAGCTTCCTCTGCTTGTAAGAGACTAATTGATTTCGAATGAAAGCACAGTATCGATAGAATTTTTACTAGTAATGATATGGCAAATTCATATCTTGCTGGCTGATATTTCAGTATTTGGTCTTCTCATCATATAGGTGTTTGGTTTGTAATTGGTATAATTGGTTTTGCCAATAAGCTC
This genomic interval carries:
- the LOC120674893 gene encoding uncharacterized protein LOC120674893, encoding MLKGISRGIATDHCQFLPSTVTHNPHLLLKPKTLTLSLSSSLTSMASSSPPGPATDAWEVLTPTVLLVAHVDGGLDDCTIFPPQLHEGLVLDGDPLEVAAAAAGKEMEEEDGREEEDEEDGEWRWRWERCRLAARRAWASGIGAVQEGVLVHGACGCPAVRPAVLSAAAAAVVVGALLYARRRDRRERDLLVLLSKEKDKRIAQLLHQIALMTDIRSGSEAVKTIRNS